From Astatotilapia calliptera chromosome 19, fAstCal1.2, whole genome shotgun sequence, a single genomic window includes:
- the LOC113011551 gene encoding uncharacterized protein K02A2.6-like, giving the protein MLLKHIIQPIGCPEQLHSDQGANFESALIKELCQYYNCRKSRTTAYHPQGNGACERFNQTLINMLSTLEEERRTRWVQCLPELLQAYNNSVHASTGYTPHYLMFGWNARLPGELFMGTKRPMESTTTQEWVRRHHERLRLAYQMVEKSSQKAAGRMKDSLAWFLLLTKRRTWKGGRIPMEL; this is encoded by the exons ATGTTGTTGAAACATATTATTCAGCCAATTGGATGCCCAGAACAACTGCACTCGGATCAAGGTGCTAATTTCGAGTCCGCCCTCATAAAGGAGCTCTGTCAGTATTATAATTGTCGGAAAAGTCGAACTACTGCCTATCATCCTCAGGGAAATGGGGCCTGTGAACGTTTCAATCAGACATTAATAAATATGCTGTCCACCCTAGAGGAAGAGAGGCGGACTCGGTGGGTACAATGTTTGCCCGAACTGCTCCAGGCTTATAATAACTCTGTCCATGCGTCTACAGGTTACACCCCCCATTACCTGATGTTTGGATGGAATGCTCGTCTGCCAGGCGAGCTGTTTATGGGGACGAAGAGACCCATGGAGTCAACCACGACGCAGGAGTGGGTGAGGAGACATCATGAGCGCTTGAGGCTGGCATACCAGATGGTGGAAAAGAGCAGCCAGAAGGCTGCAGGCCGGATGAAGGACAG cctggcCTGGTTTTTGCTTTTAACGAAACGGAGGACGTGGAAAGGAGGACGTATTCCTATGGAGCTGTGA